A region from the Streptosporangium sp. NBC_01756 genome encodes:
- a CDS encoding amidohydrolase family protein — translation MSSRGHVLIDADAMLGRHPARDVGAGTVAEALAGMDRFGISEALVGHMLSWLHDPRTGNRALLELVADQPRLHPCWVMLPDTCGEMGTPAEFVTAALEGGVRAVRAYPVDHGYDLAGVDAAPVLDTVAEAGLPLLLDAAQTTWPQVEAISAARPHLTIVVGGLGYRVLRQAAGVLARTENVHLGLANLSSHCGLEWLVERFGEKRLVFGTGAPTRDPAEAVTRLLWSELGDGAVAAIGAGNLRSLLREKARVA, via the coding sequence TGCTGATCGACGCCGACGCGATGCTGGGCCGCCATCCCGCGCGCGACGTCGGGGCGGGCACCGTCGCGGAGGCGCTGGCCGGGATGGACCGCTTCGGCATCTCCGAGGCGCTGGTCGGGCACATGCTGTCGTGGCTGCACGACCCCCGCACCGGCAACCGGGCACTGCTGGAGCTGGTCGCCGACCAGCCCCGGCTGCACCCGTGCTGGGTGATGCTCCCCGACACCTGCGGAGAGATGGGCACCCCGGCGGAGTTCGTGACCGCAGCCCTGGAGGGCGGGGTCCGCGCGGTGCGCGCGTACCCCGTCGACCACGGCTACGACCTCGCGGGCGTGGACGCGGCGCCGGTGCTCGATACGGTCGCCGAGGCCGGGCTCCCGCTGCTTCTCGACGCAGCCCAGACCACGTGGCCGCAGGTGGAGGCGATCTCCGCGGCTCGTCCGCACCTCACGATCGTGGTCGGCGGGCTCGGCTACCGCGTCCTGCGCCAGGCGGCCGGTGTCCTGGCCCGCACCGAGAACGTCCACCTGGGGCTGGCCAACCTCTCCTCGCACTGCGGTCTGGAGTGGCTCGTCGAGCGGTTCGGCGAGAAACGGCTGGTCTTCGGCACCGGCGCACCCACCCGTGACCCGGCGGAGGCGGTCACCCGGCTGCTCTGGTCGGAGCTCGGCGACGGCGCGGTGGCGGCGATCGGCGCGGGCAACCTGCGGAGCCTGCTCCGCGAGAAGGCGAGAGTAGCTTGA
- a CDS encoding amidohydrolase family protein, producing the protein MNPLTSALWERRPQHGLRIVDAHAHAGPYSLFFIPEAGPAGMVRVMDRCGVAHAVLSSHLAIQLDAAAGNAATAAVVDHAPDRFTGYLTVNPWQDPVGEIEKWGDDPRFGGIKLHPDLHIYPLTGPRYAPVWEFAQRTGCPVLTHTYDGSAYNDLPMVEETATRYPDAVILAGHAGATPLGFDTAIEVAQRHSGVVLEVCGSYNTGADLARMVREVGPRQVVFGSDFPFIDLRMSLGRVVFSDLSDDARAAVLGGTMTDLLQWRDRTRQARSSQVIAP; encoded by the coding sequence TTGAACCCCCTCACGTCCGCCCTCTGGGAGCGCCGTCCCCAGCACGGTCTGCGGATCGTCGACGCGCACGCGCACGCCGGGCCGTACAGCCTGTTCTTCATTCCCGAGGCGGGGCCGGCGGGGATGGTCAGGGTGATGGACCGGTGCGGGGTGGCGCACGCCGTCCTCTCCAGCCACCTGGCGATCCAGCTCGACGCCGCGGCGGGCAACGCGGCGACCGCCGCGGTCGTCGACCACGCCCCGGACCGGTTCACCGGCTACCTGACCGTCAACCCGTGGCAGGACCCGGTGGGAGAGATCGAGAAGTGGGGTGACGACCCCCGTTTCGGGGGCATCAAGCTCCATCCGGACCTCCACATCTACCCGCTCACGGGACCGAGGTACGCTCCGGTGTGGGAGTTCGCGCAGCGCACCGGCTGCCCGGTGCTCACACACACCTACGACGGCTCGGCCTACAACGACCTGCCCATGGTGGAGGAGACGGCCACCCGGTATCCGGACGCGGTGATCCTCGCCGGGCACGCGGGCGCCACCCCGTTGGGGTTCGACACGGCCATCGAGGTGGCACAGCGCCACTCGGGGGTGGTGCTGGAGGTGTGCGGTTCGTACAACACCGGTGCCGACCTCGCCCGCATGGTGCGTGAGGTCGGTCCGCGGCAGGTGGTGTTCGGCTCGGACTTCCCGTTCATCGATCTCCGGATGTCGCTCGGACGGGTAGTCTTCAGTGATCTTAGTGACGACGCCAGAGCCGCCGTGCTCGGTGGCACGATGACTGACCTGCTTCAGTGGCGAGACCGCACCAGACAAGCACGTTCCAGTCAGGTGATCGCACCCTGA
- a CDS encoding GTP cyclohydrolase IIa yields the protein MERLRSETRSRVTIGVVGPHDLVEQIMSIGADLPAAADWRLVGAPHAEEHETYEKFCKIADSIDVVLFTGPLQHDLARQSGELPVPATFVPVNGSGLYSSLLRGVLSHGIDPARVSIDSISAADVHEAYGEIGVSTDHVHLSEYDQPESARGFIGFHEKLYRQGATTAALTTIRTVAKKLTAAKVPVLRMLPTPHTLRLALNTAALLGAGSRLEESQIAIVLVELAASARPSYSGPGNYWQQELKLSLQQALLADARLMGATVVPRDENSYVVTATVGSLSQATDGFRVAPFMDRIRTDVGIAVEVGIGLGNTARDADSNAMLAVEKARNAEATAAFLVGLDGTVLSLPLRQRRRAEPASEPAVISKAAKVLERLVEGLGDGPEAMVVDAEIVADVLSIAPRSARRVLQGLVEEGLAWPMPTVRAAQAGRPRQPYRLVMERSLR from the coding sequence ATGGAGCGGCTACGGTCCGAGACGCGGTCCAGGGTGACGATCGGCGTCGTGGGGCCGCACGACCTGGTCGAGCAGATCATGTCGATCGGGGCGGATCTGCCCGCGGCCGCAGACTGGCGGCTGGTCGGCGCGCCGCACGCGGAGGAGCACGAGACATACGAGAAGTTCTGCAAGATCGCTGACAGCATCGACGTCGTCCTCTTCACCGGGCCGCTCCAGCACGACCTGGCCCGGCAGTCGGGTGAGCTGCCGGTGCCCGCGACGTTCGTCCCGGTCAACGGCTCCGGCCTCTACTCCAGCCTGCTGCGGGGCGTGCTCAGCCACGGCATCGACCCGGCCAGGGTGAGCATCGACTCGATCTCCGCCGCGGACGTGCACGAGGCCTACGGCGAGATCGGCGTGAGCACCGACCACGTCCACCTGTCGGAGTACGACCAGCCGGAGTCGGCGCGCGGCTTCATCGGCTTCCACGAGAAGCTCTACCGGCAGGGGGCCACGACCGCGGCGCTGACCACGATCAGGACCGTGGCCAAGAAGCTGACCGCCGCCAAGGTGCCCGTGCTGCGGATGCTGCCGACCCCGCACACGTTGCGGCTCGCGCTCAACACCGCGGCGCTCCTCGGGGCGGGCAGTCGGCTGGAGGAGTCGCAGATCGCCATCGTCCTGGTGGAGCTGGCGGCCTCGGCCCGGCCCAGCTACTCGGGGCCGGGCAACTACTGGCAGCAGGAGCTGAAGCTCTCGCTGCAACAGGCGCTGCTGGCCGACGCCAGGCTGATGGGCGCCACCGTGGTCCCGCGTGACGAGAACAGCTACGTGGTCACCGCCACCGTCGGCTCGCTCTCGCAGGCCACCGACGGCTTCCGGGTCGCGCCCTTCATGGACCGGATCCGCACCGACGTGGGGATCGCGGTCGAGGTCGGCATCGGCCTGGGCAACACGGCCCGGGACGCCGATTCCAACGCGATGCTCGCCGTGGAGAAGGCACGCAACGCCGAGGCCACCGCGGCCTTCCTCGTCGGCCTGGACGGAACGGTGCTGTCCCTGCCGCTGCGCCAGCGCCGCAGGGCCGAGCCGGCGAGCGAGCCCGCGGTGATCTCGAAGGCGGCGAAGGTCCTGGAGCGGCTGGTCGAGGGGCTCGGCGACGGACCCGAGGCGATGGTGGTGGACGCCGAGATCGTGGCGGACGTCCTGTCGATCGCCCCGCGCAGCGCGCGCCGGGTCCTGCAGGGCCTGGTGGAGGAGGGCCTGGCCTGGCCCATGCCGACCGTGCGCGCGGCGCAGGCCGGACGTCCGCGGCAGCCGTACCGGCTGGTGATGGAGCGGTCGCTCCGTTAG
- a CDS encoding TetR/AcrR family transcriptional regulator: MHADDERVKRRYDTTRRRATADRTRRAILDAATTLFVEQGYVATTMASIAQRAGVNTDTVYTAVGAKPALFRLLIETALSGEDDAVPAADRDYVRDMQAEPDAASKLAIYAAAISRIHVRLGPLFGVLQTAAPASPELAALWQQIAERRAANMRLLAADLATTGQLRIEVQEAADVIWATNSPEFYLLLVRDRQWTHEHYERWLADSWCRLLLT; encoded by the coding sequence ATGCACGCTGACGACGAAAGGGTCAAGAGGCGCTATGACACGACCCGGCGCCGTGCCACCGCCGACCGCACCAGACGGGCCATCCTCGATGCCGCCACCACGCTCTTCGTCGAGCAGGGATACGTGGCCACCACCATGGCCTCCATCGCCCAGCGCGCCGGGGTCAACACCGACACCGTCTACACCGCCGTCGGCGCCAAGCCGGCGCTCTTTCGGCTTCTCATCGAGACGGCGCTCTCCGGGGAAGACGACGCGGTGCCCGCCGCGGACCGCGACTATGTGCGGGACATGCAGGCCGAACCCGACGCGGCGAGCAAGCTCGCCATCTACGCGGCGGCCATCAGCCGGATCCATGTCCGGCTGGGGCCGTTGTTCGGCGTCCTGCAGACGGCCGCACCGGCCTCGCCCGAACTCGCCGCGCTGTGGCAGCAGATCGCCGAACGGCGTGCCGCCAACATGCGCCTCCTGGCCGCCGACTTGGCAACGACGGGACAACTGAGAATCGAGGTCCAGGAAGCGGCGGATGTCATCTGGGCGACCAATTCTCCGGAGTTCTACCTTCTTCTCGTCCGCGACCGCCAGTGGACGCACGAGCATTACGAGCGATGGCTCGCCGACTCCTGGTGCCGGCTCCTGCTCACCTGA
- a CDS encoding spore-associated protein A — MRTRSKIATLASAALVSTWLVAGATPASAAGPCGSGYSRVGVYAVPASGARTGTLEVYYNSSARKNCALTYGYGSYAGRVNRKAVAIGLSGASKWAGADNGMYAQYAGPVYVYAPGCIALRAQVAGGVRQLSKVHCG, encoded by the coding sequence ATGAGAACTCGGAGCAAGATCGCAACTCTGGCGAGTGCGGCGCTGGTCTCCACCTGGCTGGTGGCCGGTGCCACTCCGGCCAGTGCGGCCGGTCCCTGCGGCAGCGGCTACAGCCGCGTCGGCGTCTACGCCGTCCCCGCCAGCGGCGCCAGGACGGGCACTCTGGAGGTCTACTACAACTCCAGTGCGCGCAAGAACTGTGCCCTCACCTACGGCTACGGTTCCTACGCCGGCCGGGTGAACCGCAAGGCGGTCGCGATCGGCCTCAGCGGAGCGTCGAAGTGGGCCGGCGCCGACAACGGAATGTACGCGCAATACGCGGGTCCGGTGTACGTCTATGCCCCGGGGTGCATCGCCCTCCGGGCGCAGGTCGCGGGCGGGGTGCGGCAACTGAGCAAGGTGCACTGCGGCTGA
- a CDS encoding SDR family NAD(P)-dependent oxidoreductase translates to MLQAVRLAGIEAAGGQAMAVQADVREAAAVESMVEQVQAAWGGIDVLVHNALIPFAVKPFQDMTWDELGGKVDGEMRAGFAVTKAVLPAMTGQGWGRIIYISTGLSRQPREGMIALGTAKAALVQFARYLAQELGPSGITVNVVEAGPVEDTRMVNVLDEEHKQRQVAATPLGRLARPGDVAQAVAFYADEDNAFMTGTTAAVNGGMSMY, encoded by the coding sequence ATGCTCCAGGCCGTCCGCCTGGCCGGTATCGAGGCCGCGGGCGGCCAGGCCATGGCCGTGCAGGCCGACGTGCGTGAGGCGGCGGCGGTCGAGAGCATGGTCGAGCAGGTCCAGGCGGCATGGGGCGGCATCGACGTGCTCGTGCACAACGCACTCATCCCGTTCGCGGTCAAGCCGTTCCAGGACATGACGTGGGACGAACTGGGCGGCAAAGTCGACGGCGAGATGCGTGCGGGGTTCGCGGTCACCAAAGCCGTCCTGCCCGCGATGACCGGACAGGGCTGGGGGCGCATCATCTACATCAGTACCGGCCTCAGCCGCCAGCCCCGGGAGGGCATGATCGCACTGGGCACGGCCAAGGCCGCACTGGTGCAGTTCGCCCGGTATCTCGCCCAGGAACTGGGCCCGAGTGGCATCACGGTCAACGTCGTCGAGGCCGGCCCGGTGGAGGACACCCGCATGGTCAATGTGCTCGACGAGGAGCACAAGCAGCGGCAGGTGGCCGCCACTCCCCTGGGCCGCCTGGCACGCCCCGGCGACGTCGCCCAGGCGGTCGCCTTCTACGCCGACGAGGACAACGCCTTCATGACCGGCACCACGGCCGCGGTCAACGGCGGGATGTCGATGTACTGA
- a CDS encoding TIGR03619 family F420-dependent LLM class oxidoreductase, with protein MKFAVSYSTPYYGVDPDKLMAYAQHAEDCGFESLYLPEHIVLYPGAMVGRFELPPSLPYFDPLDCLSFVAAATRRILLGTGVLLLPYHHPVVLAKRLATIDVLSKGRMRLLTVGLGALPGEARAVGVDFSTRGRRADEAIDVMRLLWAGGEDGVSFAGEFFTFDNLCQFPKPYGVTHLPIHIGGSSRAAARRAGRRGDGYFPGGALDPNERAIQMDLARSTAVEAGRSPETLEYTRSGSIDMTVEQVEAFAAQGVTHIVVGATATEPDRQREEMSAFAQRFALLEHLPS; from the coding sequence ATGAAGTTCGCAGTCAGCTACAGCACGCCCTACTACGGCGTCGACCCGGACAAGCTCATGGCCTACGCCCAGCATGCCGAGGATTGCGGCTTCGAGTCGCTGTATCTGCCCGAGCACATCGTGCTGTATCCCGGTGCGATGGTCGGGCGCTTTGAGCTCCCGCCGTCGCTACCGTATTTCGATCCGCTCGATTGCCTGAGCTTCGTCGCCGCGGCTACGCGACGGATCCTGCTCGGGACAGGTGTGCTGCTACTGCCGTACCACCATCCGGTGGTCCTCGCCAAGCGTCTGGCGACCATCGATGTGCTGTCCAAGGGGCGGATGCGGTTGCTGACCGTGGGGCTCGGCGCCCTGCCCGGTGAGGCTCGGGCGGTAGGGGTCGACTTCAGCACCCGCGGCCGTCGCGCCGACGAGGCGATCGACGTGATGCGGCTGCTCTGGGCTGGCGGCGAAGACGGTGTCAGCTTCGCCGGGGAGTTCTTCACCTTCGACAACCTGTGCCAATTCCCCAAGCCCTACGGGGTCACCCACCTGCCGATCCACATCGGCGGATCGAGCCGGGCGGCCGCGCGCCGCGCCGGACGACGCGGCGACGGCTACTTCCCCGGTGGCGCGCTCGATCCGAACGAGCGCGCCATCCAGATGGACCTCGCCCGATCGACCGCCGTCGAAGCCGGCCGTAGCCCGGAAACGCTGGAGTACACGCGATCGGGGTCGATCGACATGACCGTCGAACAGGTCGAGGCATTCGCCGCGCAGGGCGTGACCCACATCGTCGTCGGTGCCACCGCCACCGAACCAGACCGGCAACGCGAGGAGATGTCCGCGTTCGCCCAGCGGTTCGCCCTCCTCGAACACCTACCCAGCTAG
- a CDS encoding zinc ribbon domain-containing protein yields MRADLTAARKLRPIHPARRAHLSPDPGRARCTGTHVITVNPAYTSQTCNVCTLRGSQCAPRWEADVAPSHHDAAKSQ; encoded by the coding sequence ATGCGGGCCGATCTGACCGCAGCGCGCAAGCTGAGGCCGATCCACCCGGCGAGGAGGGCCCACCTGAGTCCGGATCCCGGTAGGGCCCGGTGTACGGGCACCCACGTGATCACTGTCAACCCGGCGTACACGAGTCAGACGTGCAACGTGTGCACGCTCAGGGGGTCTCAGTGCGCTCCACGCTGGGAGGCTGACGTGGCTCCGTCCCATCACGACGCGGCAAAGTCGCAGTAA
- a CDS encoding SIS domain-containing protein, translated as MNGQTAYAEVARTAVDRLLTEEHEAITRAGEMIFRSLRAGGVLQAFGTGHSRSVALELVGRAGGLVPANQLGIRDVVYYGDAAPAAILDPKIEREPGLAERIWELADIRPEDAFVIISNSGGNASVVEMARLAADRGHTVIAITSRAHTNRITGRERLADLAHVVIDNGAPYGDATVELPGGDAVCPVSNLTGVLIAQLLVAEVAGRYVAEGVAPPVFRSANTPGGDVHNDRLLAGYGRRVRLGDA; from the coding sequence ATGAACGGCCAGACAGCGTATGCGGAGGTCGCGCGGACCGCGGTCGACCGGCTGCTCACCGAAGAGCACGAGGCGATCACGCGCGCCGGAGAGATGATCTTCCGTTCGCTGCGAGCAGGCGGGGTGCTCCAGGCGTTCGGCACCGGACACTCCAGGTCGGTCGCCCTGGAGCTGGTGGGCCGGGCCGGCGGGCTGGTCCCCGCCAACCAGCTCGGCATCCGCGACGTCGTCTACTACGGCGACGCCGCCCCCGCGGCCATCCTGGACCCGAAGATCGAGCGCGAGCCCGGCCTGGCGGAGCGGATCTGGGAGCTGGCCGACATCCGGCCGGAGGACGCCTTCGTGATCATCTCGAACTCGGGCGGCAATGCCTCGGTCGTCGAGATGGCCCGCCTCGCCGCCGACCGCGGGCACACCGTGATCGCCATCACCTCCCGCGCGCACACGAACCGGATCACCGGGCGAGAGAGGCTTGCCGACCTGGCCCACGTGGTCATCGACAACGGCGCGCCGTACGGTGACGCGACCGTGGAGCTGCCCGGCGGGGACGCCGTCTGCCCGGTCTCCAACCTCACCGGTGTCCTGATCGCCCAGCTCCTGGTCGCCGAGGTGGCCGGCCGGTACGTCGCCGAGGGCGTGGCGCCGCCCGTATTCAGGTCGGCTAATACCCCAGGTGGCGACGTCCACAATGACCGGCTGCTGGCCGGGTACGGCCGGCGGGTGCGGCTCGGCGACGCGTGA
- a CDS encoding N-acetylglucosamine kinase, which produces MELAVDGGKSGLRLALASEGRVLLIHEEPGLAYTSGSTVADVARKVLTAWRALAPALAPDASVPPDGPDGPVGTVCLGLTTLLGGPAADRELAEHLFAGIGARRALLTGDVITAHAGAFAGRPGVVLAAGTGAIALGVAPDGGTRQVDGWGYLYGDAGSGFWIGRRGLDAAYRGFDGRATPGPLTDRARQVFGELGTAPQRLYLSSDAVAQVAGFAVHVLDLAAEDATARAIAEEAGRELAASVAAAAHCLPGDEPVPVSWTGRLLRAPALRTAFETELTARLPRALPADPEGDGLAGAALLAATTELGHYRTLIRTVER; this is translated from the coding sequence ATGGAACTGGCGGTCGACGGTGGCAAGAGCGGACTGCGGCTCGCGCTCGCGTCCGAGGGGCGGGTGCTCCTGATCCACGAGGAACCGGGCCTGGCTTACACGAGCGGATCCACGGTCGCCGACGTCGCACGCAAGGTGTTGACAGCCTGGCGGGCGCTGGCTCCGGCGCTCGCCCCTGACGCCTCGGTCCCGCCGGACGGTCCGGATGGTCCGGTCGGCACGGTCTGCCTCGGGCTCACCACGCTGCTGGGCGGGCCGGCCGCCGACCGGGAGCTGGCCGAGCACCTGTTCGCCGGGATCGGCGCCCGGCGCGCCCTGCTCACCGGCGACGTCATCACCGCGCACGCCGGCGCCTTCGCCGGTCGCCCGGGTGTCGTCCTCGCCGCGGGCACCGGCGCGATCGCCCTGGGAGTGGCCCCGGACGGCGGCACCCGGCAGGTGGACGGCTGGGGATACCTGTACGGCGACGCGGGCAGCGGCTTCTGGATCGGCCGACGCGGCCTCGACGCCGCCTACCGGGGGTTCGACGGCCGCGCGACCCCGGGCCCGCTCACCGACCGCGCCCGGCAGGTGTTCGGCGAGCTGGGAACCGCACCCCAGCGGCTCTACCTGTCCTCCGATGCCGTCGCCCAGGTCGCGGGCTTCGCCGTCCACGTGCTCGACCTGGCCGCCGAGGACGCGACCGCGCGGGCGATCGCCGAAGAGGCCGGCCGCGAGCTCGCGGCCAGCGTCGCCGCCGCCGCCCACTGCCTTCCCGGTGACGAGCCGGTGCCCGTCTCCTGGACCGGCCGCCTGCTCCGCGCGCCGGCCCTGCGGACGGCCTTCGAGACCGAGCTGACGGCCCGCCTGCCCCGGGCCCTGCCGGCGGACCCGGAGGGCGACGGCCTCGCGGGCGCCGCCCTCCTCGCCGCCACCACCGAGCTCGGCCACTACCGGACGCTCATCCGGACGGTGGAGCGATGA
- a CDS encoding helix-turn-helix transcriptional regulator, producing MNAPFTVAALVDIDDFVASRRSRGQPWARRQLDRAERAVQAVTYGRTAASCRSMPPDEWLVLLTGDDPHTLMTDAGGLAEELRTRIVRDTELTATVSLGTPHHGPGGVEAAEQGARWTNSYKLLLGGDQVITSPAPDRPGTPPPVRIEPELARRIQIGDAGGAAGLLSSWVDRCLQERDLDPKTLRSWLMGELLFVVDVVNRSRLTGGSTDWLDACARLPVERLITVTEIHERSYLHIWLEETIRRLVPSDSAKDILTMAESYLTAHYTDPRLRLSTVAEAISASPFYISHLFAEERRTTFLRHLTGLRLRHARTLLSTSALPVDVVATESGYLSAKALRSVFRRHVGCSPTEYRRQTYRSRP from the coding sequence ATGAACGCGCCCTTCACGGTCGCCGCGCTGGTCGACATCGATGACTTCGTCGCCTCGCGGCGGTCGCGCGGGCAGCCGTGGGCCCGCCGCCAGCTCGACCGGGCCGAGCGGGCGGTGCAGGCGGTGACGTACGGCCGGACGGCGGCGAGCTGCCGTTCGATGCCTCCCGACGAGTGGCTCGTGCTCCTGACCGGAGACGACCCCCACACGCTCATGACCGACGCGGGCGGACTGGCAGAGGAGCTGCGCACCCGCATCGTGCGTGACACCGAGCTCACCGCGACCGTCAGTCTGGGCACCCCGCACCACGGGCCGGGCGGGGTCGAGGCGGCCGAGCAGGGCGCTCGATGGACGAACTCCTACAAGCTCCTGCTCGGTGGGGACCAGGTGATCACCTCGCCCGCACCGGACCGGCCCGGCACGCCGCCGCCGGTGCGGATCGAGCCCGAACTGGCCCGCCGGATCCAGATCGGCGACGCCGGCGGTGCGGCCGGGCTGCTCTCCAGCTGGGTGGACCGGTGCCTGCAGGAACGCGACCTGGACCCGAAGACCCTGCGCAGCTGGCTCATGGGCGAGCTGCTGTTCGTCGTCGACGTGGTCAACCGCTCCCGGCTCACCGGCGGCTCCACGGACTGGCTGGACGCCTGCGCCCGGCTGCCGGTCGAGCGGCTGATCACCGTGACCGAGATTCACGAGCGCTCCTACCTGCACATCTGGCTGGAGGAGACCATCAGGCGGCTGGTGCCGAGCGACAGCGCCAAGGACATCCTCACGATGGCCGAGAGCTACCTGACCGCGCACTACACCGATCCCCGGCTCAGACTCTCCACGGTCGCCGAGGCGATCTCCGCCAGCCCCTTCTACATCTCGCACCTGTTCGCGGAGGAGCGCCGGACCACGTTCCTGCGCCATCTCACCGGGCTGCGCCTGCGCCACGCGCGGACCCTGCTCAGCACCTCAGCCCTGCCGGTCGACGTGGTCGCCACCGAGTCGGGCTACCTGAGCGCGAAGGCCCTGCGGAGCGTGTTCCGGCGCCACGTCGGCTGCTCGCCCACCGAATATCGCCGCCAAACATATCGGTCGCGACCATAA
- a CDS encoding fumarylacetoacetate hydrolase family protein: MFLGRIRRTPADQVEVVAWREGGELLSLSGLDGPADPVALLNRFGLDRLTEEVDRLWGTASSLLDESAVLFEPPVATCTKICCLALNYVEHAEESGLEVPPSPVLFFKPPSALTGHNRPVVAPARTRHLEHEVELAVVIGSVTRDLPAERWREAVAGYTVINDMTARDLQLANIDRNVPWDQSKGFDTFAPAGPYLATVDEVPDPQALELRLEVDGQVRQRANTKQMVFGIPQLIADLSDGMTLEPGDLIATGTIAGIAPLQEGDVMHATVAGVGTLVNRVTFRTA, from the coding sequence GTGTTTCTCGGGCGTATCCGGCGGACTCCCGCCGACCAAGTCGAAGTTGTGGCCTGGCGCGAGGGCGGCGAGCTGCTCAGCCTGTCCGGCCTTGACGGGCCCGCCGATCCGGTGGCCCTGCTGAACCGGTTCGGGCTCGACCGGCTCACCGAGGAGGTGGACCGGCTCTGGGGCACCGCGTCCTCGCTGCTCGACGAGTCGGCGGTGCTGTTCGAGCCGCCGGTGGCCACCTGCACCAAGATCTGCTGCCTGGCACTCAACTACGTGGAGCACGCCGAGGAGAGCGGACTGGAGGTGCCGCCCTCGCCGGTGCTGTTCTTCAAGCCGCCGTCCGCGCTGACCGGTCACAACCGCCCGGTCGTGGCGCCGGCCCGGACGAGGCATCTGGAGCACGAGGTGGAGCTGGCCGTCGTCATCGGGTCGGTGACCCGGGACCTGCCGGCCGAGCGCTGGCGGGAGGCCGTGGCCGGCTACACAGTGATCAACGACATGACCGCCCGCGACCTGCAGTTGGCGAACATCGACCGCAACGTGCCGTGGGACCAGTCCAAGGGGTTCGACACCTTCGCCCCCGCGGGGCCGTATCTCGCCACCGTGGACGAGGTGCCCGATCCCCAGGCGCTCGAACTCCGCCTGGAGGTGGACGGCCAGGTGCGGCAGCGGGCGAACACCAAGCAGATGGTGTTCGGGATCCCCCAGCTGATCGCCGACCTGTCGGACGGGATGACGCTGGAGCCCGGCGACCTCATCGCGACCGGCACCATCGCCGGGATCGCTCCGCTCCAGGAGGGAGACGTCATGCATGCCACGGTGGCCGGTGTCGGAACACTGGTGAACAGGGTTACATTTAGGACCGCCTAA